One Thermococcus sp. M36 genomic window, CTTGAGGAGGAGAATGTCCTTCTTGGCTTCCTTCAGGTAGTGGTTCGCATCCCTCCCGTCGGAATAGCGGAGCTTTATCCCCTGGTAGCCCGAGAGGATGGCACCGTCAACGGCCTCGCCTATCTCCGGGAGGAACGGCTTCAGCTCTGGCTCGGTGTAGATTCTTATGCTCTCGAATCTCGCCGAAACGATGAACCTGCCCGAGAAGGGGACGGTTACAGTCTCGCTTCCAAGCTTGAATGTCGTTCCGGCGCGGAACTCGAATATCCTGTTGACCTTTACCGGGTCCCCCTCGCGGTAGGCCTCGCGCGGGTGCCTGAAGGTCAACCTCCCGCCCTCGACGACGGGATAGAAGAGATTTGGCCTGTCCACGAACATGAGGGCCTGCTTTTTGGCAAGGTGGGGAGTGTAAACTATCACACGGTTGAAGTCCAGGTTCGCGAGGAGGTTCGCGATTATGCCCGCCTGGCCGCCCATTCTCTCGACGTCGTATTCGAAGTGGGAGTCGAACCATTCGTGAAGCTCCTCGTTGACGAGGGGAACCGCCATAGGCTTGCCCGTTTTGAGGGCGTGGACTAGGCGGGCAACGAAGTCTAGGGGCTCGTTTATCTCTCTAGGATAGTCTTCCATTCTCCCCTCCACTGCTTCGGCTCCAAACTCGTCTATGAGCCTCTGAACCGTCTCTCCCTTCAGGTAAGTTATGGCATCAACGTTGGTGTTGTAAGCGGTGTACACCGAAAGCTTTCTCGCCTCGTCCAGGAGCCCCATATGTATCACCCTCAGTGACTAACATTTGGAGATGTGGTGCAGTTCTTAAAAGGGTTTCGTCTCCCGCGGGGAAAGAAGCCAAAAAAAGTTGTACCAGAAAGCGCCTACAGGCTCAGAACTCCACGAAGAGCCTGCCGAGCTCGGGT contains:
- the pfkC gene encoding ADP-specific phosphofructokinase; this encodes MGLLDEARKLSVYTAYNTNVDAITYLKGETVQRLIDEFGAEAVEGRMEDYPREINEPLDFVARLVHALKTGKPMAVPLVNEELHEWFDSHFEYDVERMGGQAGIIANLLANLDFNRVIVYTPHLAKKQALMFVDRPNLFYPVVEGGRLTFRHPREAYREGDPVKVNRIFEFRAGTTFKLGSETVTVPFSGRFIVSARFESIRIYTEPELKPFLPEIGEAVDGAILSGYQGIKLRYSDGRDANHYLKEAKKDILLLKRERDVKVHLEFASIQNRELRKKVIYNLFPLVDSVGMDEAEIAHVLNALGYSKLAERIFTYNRIEDTVLGGKILVDEMNLEVLQIHTIYYIMYITHADNPLSEGELRQSLELATTLAATRASLGEIKSPADVRVGTGVPYNERGEYVKLRFEEAKRRLRTREYKIVIIPTRLVKNPVSTVGLGDTISAGAFTSYLAMLKKKGAL